In Coccidioides posadasii str. Silveira chromosome 4, complete sequence, one genomic interval encodes:
- a CDS encoding uncharacterized protein (EggNog:ENOG410PMIB~TransMembrane:7 (o20-43i55-78o90-109i144-167o201-220i232-252o272-290i)), which translates to MSSPLSLRAHGSSQLPILDTIGVGSLVAATIWTLSVFSALVWILHNMHIRPIRLLNLHVLFWSVIILHGFWLVNVLAYPLMGPMSCAMEFWLMSLVLPIGVMLYQFHNFDVLALIMGYRTNTEDDPLYYQDRGFRGILRRWERYWLAPPVIRAAELVFLLLMILWQFPISLVNYLTSNKFQEHGLWSSFGNELECRRGLEWFPAIFWPSAWGLIVLPWALCTHRGLPEIQSWRPQTIWSLLAVMYSVVLWVVKVAARKPDASELDSFWGSTLWFLPLVTVLEAAALYLPLQTISYMRKFLRLCAQNHTVVEPLETPPLSPTSPRADLNAVIDGDMSAILSFVLTKDYSAENILFLRHVRNWKANWERFSADHDNPESLRRHMFTHAVEIYSTYVSLRTANFPVNIEAAISSALDNIFSEATQLSASGDSGNLITPFDFVIDTSQGNNSEPAIPLRNLGRQSSSSSRPRRAPSMTENASSEMVERYVKVILADLKKIEERPSSMPEGFTIPEAFDKDVFEEAERSVMNLVLRDTWPKFLRSEGRHEAGRATESA; encoded by the exons ATGTCGAGTCCGTTGAGCCTTCGGGCTCACGGCTCTTCCCAGCTCCCAATACTAGACACAATCGGTGTCGGTTCTTTAGTTGCCGCTACTATATGGACGCTTTCTGTGTTTTCTGCCCTAGTGTGGATTCTGCATAACATGCACATAAGGCCGATTCGTCTTTTAAACCTCCATGTCCTTTTCTGGTCTGTTATCATCCTTCATGGCTTTTGGCTCGTCAATGTGCTTGCCTATCCGCTGATGGGACCCATGTCCTGCGCAATGGAGTTCTGGTTGATGTCCCTGGTTCTACCGATCGGCGTCATGCTATATCAGTTTCATAACTTTGACGTCCTCGCGTTGATCATGGGTTACCGAACAAACACCGAAGATGATCCCTTGTACTACCAGGATCGTGGTTTCCGAGGGATACTTCGCCGTTGGGAGCGCTACTGGCTGGCTCCACCAGTAATTCGTGCAGCGGAGCTTGTCTTTTTACTTTTGATGATACTGTGGCAG TTCCCTATCTCTCTAGTGAACTATCTCACTTCCAACAAATTCCAAGAGCATGGACTCTGGTCATCTTTTGGCAACGAGCTCGAATGTCGCAGAGGATTGGAGTG GTTTCCAGCAATCTTTTGGCCAAGTGCCTGGGGCCTTATTGTACTCCCATGGGCTCTGTGCACACACCGGGGTTTGCCTGAGATTCAGTCATGGCGTCCTCAAACAATATGGTCCCTGTTGGCTGT AATGTACAGTGTAGTGCTTTGGGTTGTTAAAGTTGCTGCTAGAAAACCCGACGCCAGTGAGCTTGACAGCTTCTGGGGATCAACACTATG GTTTCTTCCTCTCGTCACAGTCTTAGAAGCTGCAGCACTCTACTTGCCCCTCCAAACTATCTCCTACATGAGGAAGTTCCTACGCCTTTGTGCACAAAATCACACAGTTGTTGAGCCCCTTGAGACACCTCCACTATCACCAACATCACCCAGAGCAGATCTGAATGCAGTGATTGACGGAGACATGAGTGCTATTCTCTCGTTTGTTCTTACAAAAGATTATTCTGCAGAAAACATTCTCTTCCTACGCCATGTTCGCAACTGGAAAGCCAACTGGGAGCGTTTTTCAGCAGATCATGACAATCCTGAATCCCTCCGCCGCCACATGTTCACTCACGCTGTTGAAATTTACTCAACATATGTCAGCCTGCGCACCGCCAATTTCCCAGTCAACATCGAAGCGGCCATTTCATCCGCCCTTGACAATATTTTCTCCGAAGCCACACAGTTAAGCGCCTCTGGCGACTCTGGCAACCTGATCACTCCGTTTGATTTTGTTATCGACACCAGCCAGGGAAACAATAGCGAGCCGGCCATCCCGCTTCGAAATCTGGGTCGTCAGTCTTCCAGTTCCTCGCGGCCTAGGCGTGCCCCAAGCATGACAGAAAATGCTTCTAGTGAGATGGTTGAGCGGTACGTGAAAGTCATTCTAGCCGACCTTAAGAAGATAGAAGAGCGCCCATCGAGCATGCCCGAGGGATTCACCATTCCTGAAGCTTTTGATAAGGATGTATTCGAGGAGGCTGAGAGGTCCGTTATGAATCTGGTGTTGAGGGATACGTGGCCGAAGTTTCTGAGGTCTGAAGGGCGACACGAGGCTGGGAGAGCCACCGAGAGTGCATAG
- a CDS encoding uncharacterized protein (EggNog:ENOG410PHCQ~COG:G~TransMembrane:11 (i66-84o104-124i136-158o196-216i228-250o270-286i335-355o375-395i407-426o441-469i517-537o)~BUSCO:6407at33183) translates to MAARPSVPRRKSSTPRYHTFATPPPTSRGRPPSSDSTPLIDGSRTDSDNDSDQNSSAGTPIPVRQMAVLALIALCEQTALNSISPYLPDMASSFPDVEHSKVGMYVGTIASSFALAQFVTNYFWGWFSDCIGRKPVILLGTILTAACFVAFGFCKTLWQAILVQVLMGAVNGNQGVVSTCLGEITDRSNQSRAFTYLPVIYGVGGITGPILGGLLVSQNTRLDERFPYLGPNIASAVILVFDFIMAFFFLEESLEDAVSLPEIGEKVRDLFTWLWQFTSSTRPSYLRSRSSSRRRRSYDSDVSTRNYVESPTVPLFERRGNREDLASYEVLNRDVFLLLLTYLIFALSNVSYNSLYPIFAQAPRPTGRELTPQEIGLSLGFAGIVTIAFQVCIFGKLRDKMGNRWSYRAGLFGFVISFALMPFVGYKDKTALEGKLSKDGILLSIELCFILLLKTIAAVGGLTSALLLVTNSAPDNSVLGALNGLAQTISAAGRAAGPFLSGSLFSVATKVQPKGEALAFGVFGGIAFIGFLLSFGIRSPNLEADGWHGGDDNDYDNDDNNDDLDKSDDENGHRAV, encoded by the exons ATGGCTGCTCGCCCTTCCGTGCCCAGGCGCAAATCTTCTACACCGCGATATCACACTTTTGCGACTCCGCCACCGACGTCCCGCGGCCGCCCTCCGTCTAGCGATTCTACTCCTTTGATCGATGGTTCCCGGACCGACAGCGACAATGACAGCGACCAAAACTCCTCCGCGGGCACACCCATACCGGTGAGGCAGATGGCCGTCCTGGCGCTGATAGCTCTCTGTGAGCAGACAGCGCTCAATTCCATCAGCCCTTACCTGCCCGACATGGCCTCCTCGTTTCCGGACGTTGAACATTCCAAAGTCGGCATGTATGTCGGGACGATCGCGTCGTCCTTTGCCCTGGCGCAATTTGTGACCAATTATTTCTGGGGCTGGTTCTCGGATTGTATCGGTCGCAAGCCCGTTATCCTGCTGGGTACGATTCTCACCGCGGCTTGCTTCGTTGCATTCGGGTTTTGCAAGACACTATGGCAGGCGATTCTTGTGCAGGTGCTGATGGGCGCGGTCAATGGCAATCAGGGCGTGGTCTCGACGTGCCTTGGTGAAATAACCGACCGCAGCAATCAGTCGCGTGCTTTTACTTATCTACCCGTTATCTATGGAGTTGGAGGAATTACTGGGCCGATACTTGGTGGTCTCCTGGTTTCGCAGAATACTCGTCTGGATGAGAGGTTCCCTTATCTTGGTCCAAATATTGCTTCGGCGGTGATCTTGGTTTTCGATTTTATCatggcctttttctttctggaAGAAAGTCTTGAAGATGCTGTCAGTCTTCCTGAAATAGGGGAAAAGGTCCGTGATCTGTTCACCTGGCTCTGGCAATTTACATCTTCGACGAGACCGTCCTACTTAAGAAGTAGGAGCTCATCCAGGCGTCGCCGAAGCTACGATAGCGACGTTAGTACTCGCAATTATGTCGAATCACCCACCGTTCCCCTTTTCGAGCGGCGCGGGAATCGTGAGGATCTCGCGAGCTACGAAGTGCTAAACCGAGATGTATTTCTCTTACTTCTTACATACTTGATATTTGCCTTGTCAAACGTCTCATACAACTCTCTCTATCCAATATTTGCTCAAGCCCCACGTCCCACCGGCCGCGAGCTTACACCACAGGAGATTGGGTTATCTCTCGGATTTGCAGGCATCGTCACGATTGCCTTTCAAGTCTGCATATTTGGGAAGCTGAGAGACAAGATGGGCAATAGGTGGTCATACCGCGCCGGCCTCTTTGGCTTTGTCATTTCTTTTGCCCTAATGCCCTTTGTCGGGTATAAAGACAAGACTGCTCTCGAAGGTAAACTTTCCAAGGACGGTATCCTTCTAAGCATCGAGCTCTGCTTCATTTTGCTCCTGAAGACCATCGCAGCGGTCGGGGGTCTAACCAGCGCTTTACTCCTG GTTACAAACTCCGCGCCGGACAACTCCGTCCTTGGAGCCCTCAACGGCCTCGCTCAAACTATCTCTGCCGCCGGTCGGGCTGCAGGCCCCTTTTTATCTGGCAGCCTTTTCTCTGTGGCGACAAAAGTGCAGCCAAAGGGAGAAGCGCTCGCCTTCGGGGTTTTCGGAGGCATCGCATTTATCGGCTTCCTCCTCAGTTTTGGAATTCGGTCACCAAACCTAGAAGCAGATGGGTGGCACGGAGGAGACGACAATGATTATGACAATGATGACAACAATGATGACCTTGATAAATCTGATGATGAAAATGGGCACAGAGCTGTTTAA
- a CDS encoding uncharacterized protein (BUSCO:234698at4751~EggNog:ENOG410PFWV~COG:U~BUSCO:4063at33183), giving the protein MQFGLAFDESWPQLVRARRWCDDGTELSGFFLAHLVVLVGSRARTFSGAGSRQKVTWLAKMLDSFEIITTSGVVLWSRSYAPVGAHIVNDLISTVFIEEKIHLPDSGAEGTAHQQYKKEKYTLRWTRSKDLGLLFVAVYQSLLHLSWIDELLENTKTIFIDLYKEQLKGSKHRVVEYPFDPYFDQQLQELENAAGAPTEDGPRIIVEEKKDSLAHADTGGPPPPPVPGLLPAQHRAAQAPVASKDSTPSMSPGTSRSGSPAPSHLITGKIGPGGRVSRRARKAANTAPNGDSPKKGKATKGGQKKMRKWGIDGLAEEDDGEVLDYSATNTNATESMPQVEEVDPRSFGTKTAKGQFVLKDLGDEVHSILQKADQEKAKSNTPSGMVSSGLGAISGLFRNVVGGKVLTKADLEKPIKAMEDHLLKKNVAREAALRLCEGVEHELVGKKTGSFQSIDSALRSAMESSLRKILTPTSSLDLLREIDAVTSPRNNQQARRPYVISIVGVNGVGKSTNLSKICFFLLQNNYKVLIAACDTFRSGAVEQLRVHARNLKELSEREQVGQIELYEKGYGKDAANVAKDAVAYAASNDFDVVLIDTAGRRHNDQRLMSSLEKFAKFAAPDKIFMVGEALVGTDSVMQARNFNQAFGTGRSLDGFIISKCDTVGDMVGTLVSMVHATGIPIVFLGVGQHYGDLRGLSVPWAVGLLMK; this is encoded by the exons ATGCAGTTTGGTTTGGCTTTTGATGAGAGTTGGCCCCAGCTGGTCCGTGCGCGGAGATGGTGTGATGATGGCACAGAACTGTCTGGCTTTTTCCTCGCTCACCTAGTAGTGCTTGTTGGTTCTCGCGCAAGGACTTTCTCTGGAGCTGGAAGTAGACAGAAAGTAACTTGGCTAGCCAAAATGTTGGACTCGTTTGAAATCATCACGACCTCAGGTGTTGTTCTCTGGTCAAGGTCATATGCGCCGGTCGGCGCACATATTGTCAACGATCTTATCAGCACCGTCTTTATCGAAGAGAAGATTCACTTGCCGGACTCTGGCGCGGAGGGCACAGCACACCAGCAATacaagaaagagaaatatacCCTAAGATGGACCAGGTCTAAGGATTTAGGATTGCTCTTTGTG GCCGTTTACCAGTCTCTTTTACACCTAAGTTGGATTGATGAGCTACTTGAAAATACTAAGACTATTTTCATAGATCTTTATAAGGAACAGCTGAAGGGATCTAAGCACCGGGTGGTTGAGTACCCGTTCGATCCATATTTCGACCAGCAGCTCCAGGAGCTGGAGAATGCGGCTGGAGCGCCCACCGAAGATGGGCCCCGTATTATTgtggaagaaaagaaagactCGTTAGCCCACGCTGACACTGGAGGCCCACCTCCGCCACCAGTTCCGGGTCTTTTGCCTG CGCAGCATCGTGCTGCACAGGCGCCGGTGGCGTCGAAGGATAGTACGCCATCTATGTCCCCAGGGACTTCTCGGTCCGGATCCCCTGCTCCAAGCCACCTTATAACTGGAAAAATCGGGCCCGGGGGCCGCGTTTCAAGACGCGCGCGCAAGGCCGCGAACACTGCTCCGAATGGTGATTCTCCCAAGAAAGGCAAAGCTACCAAAGGTGggcagaagaagatgagaaaatGGGGCATTGACGGGCTCgctgaggaggatgatggGGAGGTCCTTGACTATTCAGCCACCAACACTAATGCTACGGAGTCAATGCCTCAGGTTGAAGAGGTTGATCCTCGCTCATTCGGAACTAAAACTGCAAAGGGCCAGTTCGTCCTCAAAGACTTGGGAGATGAAGTTCACTCTATACTGCAGAAAGCAGATCAGGAGAAGGCCAAGTCCAACACACCCAGCGGCATGGTTAGCTCCGGTCTTGGAGCTATCAGCGGCTTATTCCGGAACGTGGTCGGTGGAAAGGTGTTGACCAAGGCCGACCTTGAAAAGCCTATCAAAGCAATGGAGGACCATTTGCTGAAGAAGAACGTTGCGCGCGAAGCTGCTCTTCGCCTATGTGAGGGTGTGGAGCACGAGCTGGTGGGGAAAAAGACCGGGAGCTTCCAGAGCATCGATTCCGCACTCCGCTCGGCGATGGAGTCCTCTCTGCGCAAGATTCTCACACCGACATCGTCGTTGGACCTGCTCCGCGAGATCGATGCCGTAACGTCTCCTCGCAACAATCAGCAAGCTCGACGCCCATATGTAATCTCAATTGTGGGCGTCAACGGCGTTGGCAAGTCGACAAACCTCAGCAAAATCTGTTTCTTCCTGCTTCAAAACAATTATAAGGTCCTTATCGCGGCCTGCGATACGTTCCGTTCCGGCGCTGTGGAGCAGCTACGCGTCCATGCACGGAACTTGAAAGAGCTCAGTGAGAGAGAACAAGTCGGACAAATTGAGCTTTACGAAAAGGGCTACGGCAAAGATGCCGCGAATGTCGCCAAAGATGCAGTCGCCTATGCCGCAAGTAATGATTTCGACGTTGTCCTCATTGACACTGCCGGCCGTCGTCACAACGATCAGCGTCTCATGTCTTCCCTGGAGAAATTTGCAAAATTTGCTGCTCCAGACAAGATCTTCATGGTTGGGGAAGCACTTGTTGGCACGGACAGTGTGATGCAGGCGCGCAATTTCAATCAGGCATTTGGGACCGGAAGGAGTCTCGATGGGTTTATCATCAGCAAATGCGACACTGTAGGAGATATGGTTGGCACGCTGGTCAGTATGGTGCACGCGACGGGCATTCCAATTGTCTTCCTGGGAGTTGGGCAGCACTATGGGGATCTGAGGGGATTGAGCGTTCCGTGGGCGGTTGGACTGTTGATGAAATGA